Genomic DNA from Desulfobacteraceae bacterium:
CGGGCGGGTAGTGATGGCTGATGGCCCGCAGGCAGCGAACGCGGGTGTAGTGGTCGAAGTCGCCCGGCTTGGTCATCCCCACCACCGGCAGGATCAACAGGTTGGCTTTGGCGCGCTGCATGGCCTCCAGGGTCATCTCGAAGCCCGGGCGGTGAATCGGGTGGCGCGTCTGATAGCCCACCACCCGTTTCCAACCGAGTTTGCGGCACACCGCGCGGACCTCGGCCGGGGTCAGCCGCAGTTGTTTGAAGTCGAAATGAAGCGGTGCGCTGACGACTTCCAGGCTTCCGCCGATGTAGTAGTCCGCGCTGTTTTTGAGCAGGCGCTGGACCCCGGGGTGGGTCGGGTCCTGGGTGCCGTAGACCTTGAAGGCCTCCTTGTCCCGCGCCAGGGGCCATATATCGGCGACGTGCATGACCGCCAGCAGAAAACCCTCCGGGTCGCGCAGGGCCACGGACTGGCCGGCTTCCAGGGAGCGCGCCTGGGTTTCGGGTATGTCCAGGCAAACCGGAACCGGCCAGAGGGTGTCGTCCTGGAGGCGCATGCGGTCAAGCACCGACTCGTAGTCGCTGCGGGTCATGAACCCGCGCAAGGGTGAGAAGACACCGGTCGCCAGCAGCTCCAGATCACAGAGCTGGCGCTCGTTGAGGGTGATGTCGGGCAGCTTGAGGGCGATTTCCTTGAGAATCGCCGCCCGATCGTCGTCCACCAGCAGGTTGATCAGTTCACCGCCGTGGGGGGCCGCGCCGCAGGCCGCGGCGTTTGTAAGGGAATCCTTCATGTCCATCCGCTTCATCAGCATTGACGGTTCCGCAAAAAGCCCAATCTCTGCGTTGCGCTGCATCTCGAAGTCGCTGCGGCGTACAGTAGTACGCCTCACTCCTCGAGATTTGCGCGCCTTGAACTTGAACTTTTTTCGAAACCGTCTTGTTTTTGACTTTTTACTGCTTCATCAGCATGGGTTGCGGACCTGGTCCTTGATGCGCTTGACGTGCCCGCGCCCCAGGCCCTTGACTTCGCAGCCGAGTTCGAAATAGCGCCGGATGCGGTCGTCGTCCAGCATGCCGAAACAGTCGACGATCGCCGCCGGCCCACCGATCATGGCCACGACTTCATCGGGGTCCAGATCGCGGTAGGCCTGGTGCCGCACGGCCAGCACGACGGCATCGGCGCCCTGCAGGGCCTCATCCAGCGATTTGGAGACGCGGGTGTGGGCGAGCTTCTCCTGGTTGCGGAAGAAACGGGCCAGCGAATGGCCCGGCGCCGGGTAGCTGTCTTGCTTTTCCAGCTCCCACCAGTGCTGGACGTAGGGGTCGTGGACCTCGACGTCCCCGCCCATCTCGGTCAGTTTGCGCACGATCACCTCCGAGCCGCTGTAGCGCGTGTCGCCCACATCTTCGCGGTAGGAGGCGCCCAGCACGCTGATCTTGGAGGCCGCCACGATCCTGCCCATGTTGCGCAGGGCGTCGCGCACCAGCTGGGCCACGTGCAGCGCCCGGGTGTCGTTGATATCGATGGCCAAGGGGGTGATCTTGAAGATGTCGTCTTCGAAACCCATCAGGGTGTTGTAGGCCCAGACCCCCAGCCCGCCGTCCTTGGGCAGGCAGTAGCCGCCGATGCCCGGACCGGGGAAGATCATGTTGGCGTGGGTCGGCCGGACCTTGATGGCCTCGGTCACCTTGGTGAGGTCCACGCCGTTGCGCTCGGCGAACAGGCTCCACTCGTCCAGGAAGGCGAGAATTGTCGCGCGGTAGGAGTTCTCCACGATCTTGCAGGTTTCGCTCTCGATGGGGCGGTCGAGCACCGTCAGCGGGAATTCTTCGACGTTCAGGATCTCGGAGAGAAAGGTGGTCACCCGCTCGCGCGCCGCGGGGTTGATGCCGCTGCAGACCCGCCAGAAATCGCGGATCGAGGCCACGTAGTTGCGGCCGGGCATGACGCGCTCGAAGGAGTGGGTCAAAAGGGGTTCCACACCGCTCAGCCCGCGCTGCTCGAAGGCCTTCTTGATGATCGGGTAGGCCACGTATTCGGTGGTCCCCGGCGGCACGGTGGTTTCGATCAGGACCATGCACTCGGGGCCGATCTTCTCGCCGATGACCTTCAGGCTGGCCTCCAGGGCGGCGATATCGGCATGCCCCTGGCGCACATTGCCGAAAGTCTGCTTGTGGTAGTCGCACTGCACGTCCACCACGACCACGTCGGCCAGCTTGAGGGCCTCGTAGGTGAAGGTCGCGGTGAGGGTTTTCTTCTCCAGAACGCAGCGCCGGATCAGGGGCGCCACCTCGGGGTCTTCGGCCTCCACCGGCGCCACGCCGCGATTGAGATAGGGGATTTTCCAGAAGGAGCGGCTGGAGGGCCGTTGCATGCCGATTACGAACTTGCCGGGCTGACCGGTCTTGCGGTCCACGGAATCGGCGATCACCCCGGCCATGACCGCCCCCACGAAGCCGACGCCCATCACCACGACGATTTCACGGCCCTTGGCGCGCTCCTCTGCCGTGAGCGCCGC
This window encodes:
- a CDS encoding nucleotide sugar dehydrogenase gives rise to the protein MSDRTTDSPADAQTAPESFSVCPAGETFPLPGAADYQSEWERLAALTAEERAKGREIVVVMGVGFVGAVMAGVIADSVDRKTGQPGKFVIGMQRPSSRSFWKIPYLNRGVAPVEAEDPEVAPLIRRCVLEKKTLTATFTYEALKLADVVVVDVQCDYHKQTFGNVRQGHADIAALEASLKVIGEKIGPECMVLIETTVPPGTTEYVAYPIIKKAFEQRGLSGVEPLLTHSFERVMPGRNYVASIRDFWRVCSGINPAARERVTTFLSEILNVEEFPLTVLDRPIESETCKIVENSYRATILAFLDEWSLFAERNGVDLTKVTEAIKVRPTHANMIFPGPGIGGYCLPKDGGLGVWAYNTLMGFEDDIFKITPLAIDINDTRALHVAQLVRDALRNMGRIVAASKISVLGASYREDVGDTRYSGSEVIVRKLTEMGGDVEVHDPYVQHWWELEKQDSYPAPGHSLARFFRNQEKLAHTRVSKSLDEALQGADAVVLAVRHQAYRDLDPDEVVAMIGGPAAIVDCFGMLDDDRIRRYFELGCEVKGLGRGHVKRIKDQVRNPC